Part of the Sorghum bicolor cultivar BTx623 chromosome 1, Sorghum_bicolor_NCBIv3, whole genome shotgun sequence genome, TTAATGAACTAAGTAGataatttttttcttatttttttcatttaggccttgtttagtttcaaaaaattttgagaaatcgacactgtagcacttttgtttgtatttgacaaatattgtccaatcatagactaactaggcttaaaagattcgtctcgtcaattccgaccaaactgtgtaattagtttttattttcgtttatatttaatactccatgcatgcgtctaaagatttgacgtgacagggaatgtgaaaaattttgcaaaattttatgggaactaaacaaggccttagttacaCTAGGGAAGAACCGTGTGTATTTATTTGGAGCACCGTCCCCATCCTTACCTACAACCGTCTTGTTCGTTTAGCTAAGTGATGGTAGAAagtattgttggctgatttgttgtgagaaaaaaatactgttggctgatttgttgtaagagaaaaatactgctgaatagttgatagattcggctgataaactTAACTGAGCAGGCTTAACGTAGACGAAATTTTACGAATTCTTGGTAGCAATTCAAATGCAAGCTCACTCCAGTGTGTGAAACGGAATTTCTGTTTACTTGTACATTTTTAAGGCGACCGTGTTTTGAACTCAGTATTTCTGAACAGGCTTTAGACCCTTTTGGTCACTGACTGGTGGGCCGAGTTCTCAATTTCTTATCCCCTTGTGCGTCTTCGGTTGCTATCCCCGCCTCCGCGGCATCCCGTCGAGCaaccatggcggcggcggtaaCCCTCCTCCGCCTTCCTCTCGCCCGTCTCTCCTACCACCTCCGCTCCGTACCTTCCTCTCGTCTCCCGCCCCCTCGCCTCCGTATCTTGACCTCCCATCGCTTTTTCTCCTCCCTGGACCAcggctccgcctccgcctccgcctccgcagcCGTGGCCGAGGTTGTAGGCGTGCCGGACGCGGAGGAGTCGGTAGAGGAGGAATCTGCGGCCGAGGCTGAGGCTGAGGCTGAATCTGAGGCGCCCAGGTCGTTCGTGCTTCCGCGGCTACCGCGGCCGAAGCTGAGCGTGAAGGAGCGGAAGGAGCTGGCCTCGTACGCGCACGGCCTCGGCAAGAAGCTCAAGTCGCAGCAGGTCGGCAAGAGCGGCGTCACACCCAACCTTGTCTCCGCCTTCAGTGACAACCTCGAGTCCAACGAGCTCCTAAAGGTATGCCCCTATTTGCCCACTCTGAGCCTTCTCTGATTGCCAAATCCATGAAATAGTACATCGGGTTGTATGGTTAGAGTTCTGGCGCCACTGTGCTGCTGATCCAGCTAGAGCTGGCAAGTTGAAGTCGACTGGGAGTTTGGTTGAAGAAGGAAGGTCTATGAAACTTAGGTGTGACTAGTTGGGTTTTTGTTTATACACTTTGTCATTATGTAATGCAGAAGGcgcaaatgtttttttttttgaaacatagAAGGCTCAAATGTTAGAAGCTAAATTGGCAacgaaaattaaaaaaatggcaaaacttttatccacaTGAATTGCAATAAGTATGAACTCTAACCCTGCAATTCTTAGGGGACTGCCAATCACCTTCCATTTTACTTTCCTCCTCTTTCCTGTCACTCACTTTTCTTCCTCCTCAGCAATTTAGTTGACCAAGAAGCTGGCTTGGAGGTCACTCTTGTAGTCTTGTGTATGAAACTGTGAGACTGCTTGTTGCAGTAAGCATCAGTCCTTGTTCCTTTATGCGTTCCTGTCAAAATCCCGTAGGCCTTTTCTTTTGTATAGCTTCATTAAGTTCTCGGTTTAGTGGGAATGAGAAGCAACTTGACCATATCAGTAGACAGTAAGGTCCCACTAAACTTGATAATATGAGTTGACGCTCATGAGTATGATGCTAGAAGATTCTATAGTTAACTAAGGACTCCGCTCCctccgtataggatttagaagtcgttttggacaaagtTTGGGTTAAACatggaatataaatcatcaataacttttaaattgttgagtttgcaaatgtaaaaattgtatgaatagatttgtattgaaaaatactttcataaaagtaatacatatatcattttttcctaaatatttttataaaaattagaGGTCAAAGTTGTGTTCTGGAGATCGTGTCACTGTCCTAAACGGCTTCTGATtcctatacggagggagtattatatTAAGGAGTTGGTGTTGCTAACCCTAATTAATAGGTAGTTCAATTATCCAATGTTGGGCTTCTATTTTGCTTAAGTGGTTAGAATGGGCAATAAATTGAATACTGTGGGCCATGGATTGTTGTGATAACGTGATGGGCTAATTTGTGTTTGTTTACAGAGATTCCACCCAATTATCAATCTTTGTATCAACACCTTAAGCAGGGTCCTCGTGAAGAAATATGATCCAATTACTTATATGTCGTTAGATAGACAAATCATAACATTCAAGTTTGTCATGAttcatgaaaatgaaataggcaTAATACGGTCTAAAAAATACTGTATTCTGACTTGCCCAAGTGTGGAAAACACATTTTTGGGATCAGGTAACTCTGGGCTTATTGGTGCCTGACAGTCTGACACTTATGTTAAGTTGAAATTGCTCTGTTCCAATTCACGTGCAAAAATACAATAAGACTGCAAGATTCAATGTATCTTGGGCTCTTTATTGCTTTAGTTTACATTTCATTCTGCACTCCGTTCACAGCTGTTAGGTTTTTCTCACCAAGATCCCTACGCTATAACAGCTAAAAATTCATGGGAACTGCCCTGGGGAGCTACCTGATGTGATACTTCAACTTGAAGAGTCGACAGGATccattgctgttgatcaaattGGCCGCTCTGTTATTCTGTATAGGCCTAGCACCAGCAAGATGAAAAAGAAACAACAAGTTGCTGAAAATGCTAGGAGATTTTCAAGACCTGAAGAAGGAAATGCTAGGAGGTTTGTAAAATCTGAAGAATCATTTGAAGAACGCCTTAGAAACAGCTCAGGCAGAAGATttgttggatctggatctacaTTTAGGGGTCAACAGAACAGGAGATCAATGGCATCCAAGGGGTCTTCATATAGCCGAGGATAGCAGTGGCACAAAACGCTATATTCTTGTTTTCCGTGTTATCTGGACTCCGGACCCTGGATTGATCATGTAAAATTTTAGACAAACTAATTGGAATACAATGCTACTGTTTAATTCTTGTTTTGACCAGTAAATTACGGTTTCAGGTCTCATCAACTGCGCAATGAAAATAGGCGCAAGATACTTTGTGTGATTATTTTCTCTCATGCAAATCAAAGTCGGCAATgccattaaaaaaaataaatctgtCACTACGTTCAATTTGGTGACAGACTAAAACATGAAATAACCTTATTGATGCATACATATGACCTACTCCAATAAGATTGGTGCAACATCATATTTCTCTTCCTTCCATATTCTGGAAGGAGCCCTTCAAATCTTAGCACAGGAACACGGATGGTTTAGATGTTGTCCGTATACCTCTTCCATCTGGTCTTTCAAATCACAGCAGAGGACCATCCATTCGTTCAGCAGTTGTGTTTGTTGACGTTTCACTGAGCCTGGTGCAGAATCAGTGCTTAACATCCATATTGTCCTAAGAACACTACTAGAAATATGCAACTTTTTATGTACAAAGTGAACTTTACTAAGACaacttaatctttttaatttcttACTAAGCCGTTGAGTCGTTCAGCTCCAAAGCAGTCTAGATGGATGTGTGTGCACATGTGCATTTCTGTTTCTTCTGGACCGGACATACCATCGAAGAACATTGGAGCCTTTTTGGTTTGGCGAATCAACAAATGATGTCATGAATCCACTCATGATATTCATAATAAAACATTCAGATACTTGATTTCATCCTCATTTTGATCTCTTTCTGATTCTTTGTCTTTTGGGTTTCCCCTCTTATTATCGATGTCTTACTTGTTACACAACATATGGTTGCTCCAATTAAGGGCCCGTTCGATTACAATAGAAACAGCCCAGGAATTAATCCAGCTTATAATGTTTATATAATTTTGACTAGCATTTCTGCCAGGAATTTTTCCAGGTGCTCATTCCTGGTGTAACGAACGGGCCCTAATGGTTGTTGGTGAGAGTTCTGCTATCTTTGACTTCTTTTCAGCTGTACTTGAATTACTGATACCACGAGGTCAATTGCTACCTCCAAGTTTTCAACATTATATATTTCCTCCAACATTTGTCCCTAGGTTCACATTGGTTGTTGAAATTTGAAAATTTCGTCCAAGTGTGTTTTTTCGGAAGGAAACCTTCCTGGCAGTCAGCACTCGATTTTATGGGACCTCAAGTCCTCAACCTCGTTTCACATTCAGCTTTTGCATCCAGGACTGGGCCGCCCTCTCTTTTCAACATCGCCTTCAGCGACTACTGATCAGTCTATTATAAGGTTCTGTGTGAAGCAAATAGAAATCTGTCAGGACTAAAGATTCCTGTAGAAATAATCACACGATTTGCAATAAAACCCTGGTGCACAAGGCAACCAAAGGCCCTTCGCTCCATCTAGAGAAGATGAAACCCCACATGTTGTTAAACCTTCGTATTCTCTGCAGAACAACAACTGCTTTACCTTTTCTTGAGAAAGAACCCATGACCAGACAGGCAGACATGCTTTGCTGCGACACCCCGACACGTCTCCGGTGCTTTCTACATACCTGCAAGGCATAACATCACAGATTAAGAACAAAGAAGCAAATGACAGTGATGAACTGATGGTTGATGATGATGTCTGGTTTAATTTGGCCTTCCATTTTGTTACCGTGGGAAGCAATGCATAAGGAGTCCCTTTTTGTGCTGACATGCTTTTAAACATACCCGGCTGCTTCCAGATTCCACTCCAGTGCACCTTTCAGATAGGTGGGCTGCCACCTTCTTTTAAGCTCCAGGGTCACCATGATATATAGTTGGTAAATACGCTGAAAAAAGGTTAATTGGGCTATATTACTTCTTCAGTATGTATCTCTACTCTAAGAGTGTATCAGGTGGAAACTAATGTTTTCTGTTTAAGTTCCGAATAACGGAGTTTGGTTTATGGTTTAAGTACTTATGTAATGATGAAGGGCTATACTCATTCACGGCGGATGTGGAGGCCAGAATGCCTTTTTATTCCtgaatctgaaaaaaaaaatctggtgGAAACTAAAATCAAAACTTAAGTCTGGGCCCTTTGTCTCAATTTTTTTGTGAATGCCTAACTTCAAATGGTCGAAGCGCGTTCATCAAAATTAGAGCCATCCATGATAACTTCACTTATGTTAGAAACCTCGTGAGGCATATCCACACATCTAGAACACAGACATTGCACCTCAAGCTGGACATAGCAAAAGCTTTCAATTCAGTACGGTGAGATTACATTACCTAATCGATATGTTACTACGACAGGGCTTCCCTCCTAGATGGTGTGGTTGGATTACTGCCCTTCTATGCATTGCTTTGTCCAAAATCATCTTTAACAGTGTGCCAAGGGAGGACATACAACATGAACGAGGCCCGAGGCTAACGACAGGGTGACCCTCTTTAGCCTCTTCTTATTGTCCTCACTATCGATCCAATGCAAAATTTACTTCATCAAGCGATTGAGGGGCTTTATCTCCAAGATGCGTGGTAAAATGGCGTGGTTGCGTCTGACCCTCTATGCGGTCATCTTCTAGATGCCAACTACCCAAGATGTTAAAGCTATATCAGAATCTTGGAAAATTTTGGATGTGTAAGGATTGCGCTATCCAACGCCAAGGGCTAGATCTTCAGATGATCCTACATAAATCCAGAAACTTTGCACCGCAGCAATCTCCATCACTTGGGAGATGAATTTTATAAACCAAATTTTGGGAATTGGCTTGGCTTGACGGCATAGGCCATAGCACCAAAGGGATTGGGCACCAAACGTTTAGAAGATCTGCAAAAGGAAGCAAAGAACGGTTCCTGAAGCTTTGACAAATAGTGCTTgggttgcatatatatataaacatcaCTTCGTTACAACACTCATGGAATTCACCAAGCTCTGGGGAAATTACAAGGGGGTGCATCTGTATGGAAGTTAACAAACCATGGTGAGTACACATCACCCTCAGCTTACCTAGCTCAATCCATTTGGTCCATACCCACCGACATAAAACGACTCATCTGGCATGTTTGGGCTTCACCCAAACGTGAATTTTTCACCTGGCCTGCCTCTTAAAAGACAAGTTATTGAGTACATATTGCCGTCGTTCCAAAACGAATTTGTGATCTCAATAACTTGTCTTCGCTTGCGGCTGACTTGCTGTACCTCCCTGGAAAAAGTACACAATAGCCAACGAATGGTAGACACATGTGGGTACCACGCCAAATAATGCACCAATTAAAAGTCTAAGATCCTCGATCACCCTGGCTTTTTACGAGTTATGTACAAgaattttccaaaagaaaagtgctTTGCCTATTGAGCTAGTTGCAAAGGTTAAGATAAAGATTCAAGCTAGATATAAGAGAGTTTTCAAGTGCTAGCTTATTATTTAGATTAGAAATCCGCTAGATAGGCGTTGTTCTATAGATCTTTTGTTTTTTCATCACTTGTTTTTGATATAGACCTTAAATTCTTTATATATTAATACGAATGGGACTGTCTTCAGCTGGTTTTTATGTTAAAAGATTAAAAGAAATTAATTTCAGCCTTTTGATtggattgtttttttttttcacgaTCGGGTCTGTATCCATATTTCATTAAGGAGAAGAGAAATTGTACACGACATCGACAAGATCCAGTTGTTATATATTGAATTAGTTTCATTCAACAATGCGACGATAATAGCCTTGTTACATTTCATCAACGTGGATCCAGACAAGCACAGTTGAACAAGTTATGCAGTTGTTGAGATTTCGAAGACAATAAGTGGAGCGGTAGAGGAACCTTCGTAGTCTACAATAACCTTCTAGCCTTGTTACATTTCATCAACGTGGATCCAGACAAGCACAGTTGGCAATATATGACGAGGGTTGACtagtctctacaactaaaaattatgaaaatgacccatctaccacacccatggtgaagccacaactcccaTTCCTTTTACCTATGAtaggctatcccatcaacctagaCCCCACTCACCCatacatgcaaaattgttttgacgaattttaaaaagtcataacttttaaaccgaagatataaattaaattccgattgcaccattaaatttctgataacaaatccttcaaaacaatatcacacatggatatatttagataaaattttattaattaatatttatctctacaactaaaaattatggagaggacCCATCCACAACTTTCATCCCATTGGTGGTCTTTTTTATTGCGCGATGACACGCTATCCTatcaacctaggccccactcacctATTTATGGtaaattgttttagcgaattaaaaaaagtcataactcctaaactagagatataaattaaatttagattgcaccattaaatttcttataacaaatctttcaaaacaagatcacacatgatatatttagataaaattttattaatgaatatttatcttataaagataaaatattttcttttattaagtagaaaCAATATTCTAAGTTGAACAGACAATGTTTtgtctttgtaaaaaaatgttatcgatttagaagaatagtattttggttttagaTTTATAaaactgatattacaatatacataaaaatacataaatacatgacatagataaaaataaaaaaaatctagattaaaaagcataagaaaaaaaataaaaacacaaaatggagaaaaatttcaaataatgtcaaagggttactttttaaatatcgtaaatatatttatagaacattaacATCAATAAATCTCTACAATTAAAAATTATGAAAAGGACCCATCTACCACACCtatggtgaagccacaactcccgtaagaaacatcatagaacatcacatatatattacgtaaacatgacataacaTAATATAGAACACTAAACGTAAAGACTTTGTTTTGGCCGGCCGTCGTCTTATCGCCCCGCACGGACACTTCTTACGCTCGTCGTCGCCCACCTGGTCGTCTTCCACTCGCccctgtctctctctctctctcccccgcgTGGTCACCTTTCTTCCATGAGCACGACCTGCTCCAGTGGACTCGCTCCCCAGCGCTGACCCTTTCCTGCTCCCCGTCGCCGCCTCCCTGCACCGCCACCTGGATAGCGCCGTGGGCGCCGCCGCATCCATGGGGCGGCCTAGATCCAGGGTAGGCAACGATATATCATTTAGATACACAACATATCAGCTTTTTTTGCTACCATTTATGATGACGACCTGGTCATGAATGCACAGGTGGGGATAGCAATGAGAAGGGTGGAGGTGGTTCTAGGGGAAGCATCTTTATAAAGGCTGCAACGATGTGAGTGTTTGTAGAATGATTTAATTCTATTATAtttttctttctgctaagtgaaCTACTGAGATGCGAATGCAAGCTTGCTTAATTAAGTAGGATTTGGAAAATAGTTACCAATTGAGAACACCAGTAGAATAAACTGGTAAGATAGTGAAATTAAGTTGGAGTTTGGAAAACATTTACCAACTAAAGTCGAGTGAAACAAATTGATAGATCCTACAGTTTCAATTAACGTTTTTGGTAGACATGATAACACCCAGATTTTTGTTCATGGTAACTTTCTCTAAGTTCACACTAATTTTTTTACTTGGTTTTTAGTGTTAACAATTATCACTTTTGAAAGAACTATAGGTGGAAAGATCAAAGATGCATATATCTCTTTACCATTTGTTTCACTTTATGGTTACCAGTCTTATCATCTTACCTTTTGACATGTTGAATCTTTCTATACACATCTGGGATCTGCTCTGAACTGATCCCTACTTCTCTTTTTCTCTTGTATTCTTGTGATTTAGGTTTAACACTTCTACATTCATTGGAGATCTGCATGCCAAAGATGTACTACATGTTACTTCTATAGCAATGCTAGGTGATGGTTCATACAGTCATATGTCTCTGCTTATTTTTACACCGGGGGTGGGAGTGGGGTTGTGGGTTGCTAATGAACACAAATACTATACTTGCCTTTTCAGAATACAAAAACTGCTTATTTAAGAAGACATTGTTGTCTAATGAATGACACTTAAATTGCCTAAGAAAATGCAACTTCTTGCAGCCGGCTGCTGCTATTTTGGCCGCAAAAGTGAACTAGACTATATTGTAGGTATAACTGCAATAAGGTGCAGCTACAACCAAATAATAGCCACCGAGTAGGCTAACTACCAAATTTTCTTCATGTGAGTTCCTTATTTCTAAGCACACATGAAAATACTGGATGACTTATATTATTGAGCTAGTTCCCCTTTGTTCTATTCTCAGATTGTAGGCATTTTACCTGTGATGTTTTTTTTGCTTCTTGCTATATACAAATGTAATGAAAACAACTCTTTGTTGCATGCATTTACAGGGATAGTTCttcatacaatgtctagagggcAGGGATTTTGTGGAGTATGTGTGCCGGTGTCCAAATGGCAGCAACGAGGTATGATGGCACACACGCAAAAGAAAAACACAACCATTTTCTTAGGCAATTTAAGTGTCATTTTTATGGCAATTTAAGTCATTAGTTAGACAACAATGTGCACATAAATAGGCATTTTAGCCTTTTGTTGCTAATCTGGAGGTAGCTCATTCAGATCTATATTTTTGACACCTATATGATGATTCCTTTCATGCAAGACAGTTAGTATAAATGTGTGCTGCTATATCATGGCATGTAGGCAAATTAAGTCATTTGTTAGGCAACAATGTGCTCCTAAATAGGCAATGTAGCCTTctgttgaaaatctggaggtagCTCATCCAAATCTATATTTTTGACACATATATGATGATTCCTTGCATGGACGGTAGGTGCTCACTGCGGCCTGATCCGACGGTGGTTGCTTGGATACTGTTACCAGAACAGTGTTCTGAGTCTGGGAGCTGTTCATGTATAGGAGTTTTGTGAGAGGGGGAGCAATCTACAACTTTAAGTGTATAGGATAGATGTGTGCTGCTATATCATGGCATGCAAGGCAGTTAGTCAAATTTATTAGACAATAATAGTGTACTGGATTAGGCAAAAAAACCACAAGGTTATGCTATTTTTGTTCAGTAACATGCTATGGTGTGCCTCATGTTTATGCATTTGCATAGACAAGGTTTCAGTACTTATATATGCTATATGACATCTAGTTGCTGCAAGCctaaatttttttaacattttttactTGCAGGTGTGATGGTCTCTCAAGCATCAACATGGGATAAAATGAACAAAGAGAGCCATGTGTGCAAGCGGGATGCATGGTGGATCAGTATATATATTACCAACACAAGGAGATTTAGTCCAAAC contains:
- the LOC8065855 gene encoding uncharacterized protein LOC8065855, whose translation is MAAAVTLLRLPLARLSYHLRSVPSSRLPPPRLRILTSHRFFSSLDHGSASASASAAVAEVVGVPDAEESVEEESAAEAEAEAESEAPRSFVLPRLPRPKLSVKERKELASYAHGLGKKLKSQQVGKSGVTPNLVSAFSDNLESNELLKLKIHGNCPGELPDVILQLEESTGSIAVDQIGRSVILYRPSTSKMKKKQQVAENARRFSRPEEGNARRFVKSEESFEERLRNSSGRRFVGSGSTFRGQQNRRSMASKGSSYSRG